Part of the Bacteroidales bacterium genome is shown below.
CCATGATCACGATTCTCGGCCCGACCGCCACCGGAAAAACACGCCTCGCCGCCCTGGTGGCGGCGCAAATCAACGGTGAGATCATCTCGGCCGACTCCCGCCAGGTGTACCGCGGAATGGACATCGGTACAGGCAAGGACATTGCGGATTATGAGGTGGATGGGAAAATGATGCCGGTTCACCTGACCGACATCGCCGACCCGGGTTACGAATACAATGTTTACGAGTATCAGCGGGATTTCCACGCTGCCTACCGGGACATCGTTGCGCGGGGAAAGACACCGTTGCTCTGCGGAGGGACCGGCCTGTACCTGGAAGCGGTGCTGAAGGGCTACGAACTTCAGCAGGTACCTGAAAATCAGCAGCTTCGCGCTGAGCTGGAACAAATGTCCCAGGAGGAGCTTGTCCAATTGCTCAGCTCCTATAAACAACCCCACAACGTATCCGACGTGACGGACCATACGCGCCTCATCCGCGCCATCGAGATCGGGTCGTTCTACCATCTTTACCCGCAGCTCGCCGGGCAGACACCTGATCCTGATCCACTCGTTTTTGGCATTCTTTACGAACGTGCCATCCTCAGGGAAAGAATCACGCAACGTTTGCAGGCACGGTTGCAGCAAGGAATGGTGGAGGAGGTGAAACGACTCCTCGCTACCGGCCTGAAACCAAAGCAGCTTGCATTCTATGGGCTTGAATATAAGTTTCTTACACGGTACGTCCTTGGTGAACTCACCTATGATCAGATGGTCAGCCTTCTCACCATCGCCATTCACCAGTTTGCCAAACGCCAGATGACCTGGTTCAGGAGAATGGAACGAAATGGTATACGGATACACTGGATTGATGGCAATCTTCCGGCTGAGGAAAAAATGGAAATTATTCTGGATGAAATGAACAAAAGTGTTTAATCTATTGTTTGAAGATATTAAACAAAAAATCTTAAAAAATGACTTACCCTGCGCTTTAGCGCGGGGTATCTTAGATAAAAATCAGAGCTGGGCTTTAGCCCAAAAGAAATCAGTTGATTCTGTTTGGGGCTAAAGCCCGGTTCTGTCAACATGTTTTTTACCCCGGCCTAAAGGCCAGGGTAATTGAAATAAGGAATGAGTGTGTGGATCGTTTTAAAACTTTATTAAGCTTACTATGAGAAGGTTGTTCCTGATATCGTTGATTATTATTTCTTTCAGCTATATCTTTGCCCAGACCGGCTCCATACGCGGGCGGGTGTACGATGCCTCAACGAACGAACCGCTGCCCTTTACCAACCTGATCATCTGGGGAGAGCCTACGATCGGATCGGTGTCCGACCTGGACGGTAATTTTGTCTTTGCTGCGATCAGGCCGGGGTTTGTGCGACTGCAGGTGACGTCGGTCGGCTACGAGGATAAGATCACCGAGGAGTTCCAGGTGATCAACAACAAAGAAACCTACATCGACATACCCATGACGCCGCTCATCGTCCAGCTGCAGGGTGTGGTTGTCACAGCATCGCCCTTCATGAAGAACGATGAGAGCCCCCTTTCGATGCAGACCCTCGGCATCT
Proteins encoded:
- the miaA gene encoding tRNA (adenosine(37)-N6)-dimethylallyltransferase MiaA, producing MITILGPTATGKTRLAALVAAQINGEIISADSRQVYRGMDIGTGKDIADYEVDGKMMPVHLTDIADPGYEYNVYEYQRDFHAAYRDIVARGKTPLLCGGTGLYLEAVLKGYELQQVPENQQLRAELEQMSQEELVQLLSSYKQPHNVSDVTDHTRLIRAIEIGSFYHLYPQLAGQTPDPDPLVFGILYERAILRERITQRLQARLQQGMVEEVKRLLATGLKPKQLAFYGLEYKFLTRYVLGELTYDQMVSLLTIAIHQFAKRQMTWFRRMERNGIRIHWIDGNLPAEEKMEIILDEMNKSV